In the genome of Pseudomonas bubulae, one region contains:
- a CDS encoding DUF262 domain-containing protein has protein sequence MTAARDPVSVKTLSFNQLLVASEWPLALDSYQRGFVWDKPKMTQLASDLAEYQKKSRQSLPYYMGTLLLHADDKKQLRFIIDGQQRITALSVLHRQLTGSLPKRQALSYSAHSSRFIRQAAKALAECAELPDTSVFDRLLFTVIVVDSADQAFTFFDTQNNRGVRLHATDLLKAFHLRAIDQAGGHERQRHGLEQYCAERWEDIQRHPAVLSPGQDFAPNLFNRFLWRARRWRGSQVPNGRHDSILEEFQTNTWPLGYDARSSLDTLPVYACRHNRMATTLTLKADGERELQGSRLLLSQNPANLPMALRQPIHQGIGFFLFADKYAALLQSLMNEPTAEVRLLAFRSLYTQLLRSNQEYLREIFLLASLLYVDQFDYEQLMAFALRLEFLLGAIRLDKQQVRQETAANFFRDGDLNLLDVIAQSHHPRQVLEYLYQQQRQCAEPYRDEQVVIGKGVQGRYKQAVLNYFHPEAGMGCERLADKPSWVESVIKRDWS, from the coding sequence ATGACGGCAGCGCGTGACCCTGTCTCGGTTAAGACGTTAAGCTTTAATCAGCTTCTGGTCGCCAGTGAGTGGCCGCTGGCGCTGGATAGCTACCAGCGTGGCTTTGTCTGGGATAAACCCAAAATGACTCAGTTGGCCAGCGATCTGGCTGAGTATCAGAAGAAGTCACGTCAGAGTTTGCCGTACTACATGGGGACGTTGCTGCTGCATGCGGATGACAAAAAGCAGCTGCGCTTCATCATTGACGGCCAGCAGCGCATCACCGCCTTGTCGGTACTGCATCGCCAGCTTACCGGCAGTCTGCCGAAGAGGCAGGCTCTCAGCTACTCGGCACACTCGTCGCGCTTCATTCGTCAGGCCGCTAAGGCTTTGGCTGAATGTGCCGAACTGCCTGATACCTCGGTTTTCGATCGCCTGCTGTTTACCGTGATTGTGGTCGACAGTGCCGATCAGGCCTTCACCTTTTTCGACACCCAGAACAACCGAGGTGTGCGCCTGCACGCCACCGACCTGCTTAAAGCCTTTCATCTGCGCGCCATAGACCAAGCCGGAGGTCATGAGCGGCAGCGCCATGGTTTGGAGCAATACTGCGCCGAGCGCTGGGAGGACATTCAGCGTCATCCGGCGGTGCTCTCGCCGGGTCAAGACTTCGCGCCCAATCTGTTTAATCGCTTTCTCTGGCGTGCGCGGCGTTGGCGGGGCAGCCAGGTGCCGAACGGTCGGCACGATTCCATACTGGAGGAGTTCCAGACCAATACCTGGCCTCTGGGTTATGACGCCCGCTCTAGCCTGGACACCCTGCCGGTATATGCCTGCCGGCATAACCGGATGGCCACAACCTTGACACTAAAGGCCGATGGCGAGCGCGAACTGCAGGGCAGCCGCCTGCTGCTGAGCCAGAACCCCGCTAATCTGCCTATGGCGCTGCGTCAGCCTATTCATCAGGGCATCGGTTTTTTCTTATTTGCCGATAAGTACGCGGCGCTGCTGCAGTCGCTAATGAATGAGCCGACCGCAGAGGTGCGCCTGCTCGCTTTTCGTAGCCTCTACACGCAGCTGCTGCGGAGCAATCAGGAATACCTGCGGGAGATTTTCCTCCTCGCCAGCCTGCTGTATGTCGATCAGTTCGATTATGAGCAGCTCATGGCGTTTGCCTTGCGGCTGGAGTTTCTGCTCGGGGCCATTCGTCTCGACAAGCAGCAGGTGCGTCAGGAAACGGCGGCCAATTTCTTCAGGGATGGCGACCTCAATCTGCTGGATGTGATTGCTCAAAGCCATCATCCCCGGCAGGTGTTGGAATACCTGTACCAGCAGCAGCGGCAATGTGCCGAACCCTACCGTGATGAACAGGTGGTTATAGGTAAAGGAGTACAGGGGCGCTACAAGCAGGCCGTGCTTAACTATTTCCACCCTGAGGCCGGTATGGGCTGTGAGCGTCTGGCTGACAAGCCAAGTTGGGTTGAGTCGGTGATCAAGAGGGATTGGTCGTGA
- a CDS encoding restriction endonuclease subunit S codes for MKDAVEEVSALYFVSTAADGGLHCLDGWQYAQLGDGVDLLSGNHVMASCCNNQGIGTPYLTGPADFPNGVIQLTKYTTRPSAICDAGDILITVKGSGVGSLTLADTKYCISRQLMAVRVRNWDERFVYQLISSKQDFFSGAATGLIPGLSRGDILEKSIHIPVDREEQTAIADALSNVDALINGLENLIAKKQAIKTATMQQLLTGRTQLPQFATGPDGCPRGTKQTELGEIPEDWDLLSLGDVCIFENGDRGSNYPSPNSFVGSGVPFINAGHIANGVISLDCMNYITDEAYSRLGGGKVRPGDILFCLRGSLGKYGLVSEDFGLGAIASSLVIVRAKERVSLQYLICYFASELCEKMIELWAGGAAQPNLGARELARFALPVPKKDEQTAIASILSDIDGEIQTLEQRLSKTRQIKQGMMQELLTGRTRLV; via the coding sequence ATGAAGGATGCAGTCGAGGAGGTGAGTGCCCTGTACTTTGTGAGTACGGCTGCTGATGGAGGTCTGCACTGTTTAGACGGTTGGCAATACGCTCAGTTAGGTGATGGTGTTGACCTGCTTTCAGGTAACCACGTGATGGCCAGCTGTTGCAATAATCAGGGTATTGGCACGCCATACTTAACCGGCCCTGCAGACTTTCCTAATGGCGTAATACAACTAACAAAGTATACAACTCGGCCAAGTGCTATCTGTGATGCAGGTGATATTCTCATCACTGTAAAGGGGTCGGGGGTTGGTTCGTTAACATTGGCTGATACAAAATACTGCATAAGTCGGCAGCTTATGGCGGTTCGTGTGCGTAATTGGGATGAGCGGTTTGTTTATCAGTTAATATCAAGCAAGCAAGATTTTTTCAGTGGTGCAGCTACAGGTTTGATACCAGGGCTGTCCAGGGGCGATATTCTAGAAAAAAGTATTCATATTCCTGTTGACCGTGAAGAACAAACCGCCATTGCCGACGCCTTGTCCAATGTCGATGCCCTGATCAATGGCCTAGAAAACCTGATCGCCAAAAAACAGGCCATTAAAACCGCCACCATGCAGCAACTGCTCACCGGCCGCACTCAACTGCCGCAATTCGCCACCGGTCCCGATGGCTGCCCTAGAGGGACCAAGCAGACGGAGTTAGGGGAGATTCCGGAGGATTGGGATTTATTAAGTCTTGGTGATGTGTGTATTTTCGAAAACGGTGATAGAGGGAGTAACTATCCGTCACCAAATTCATTTGTAGGAAGTGGGGTTCCGTTTATTAATGCGGGCCATATCGCTAATGGGGTGATTAGCCTGGATTGTATGAACTATATAACGGATGAAGCCTACAGTCGGCTAGGGGGTGGTAAGGTTAGGCCAGGAGATATCCTTTTTTGCTTGCGTGGTTCGCTTGGAAAGTATGGGTTAGTAAGTGAAGACTTTGGTTTGGGAGCTATTGCTAGCTCTTTGGTTATTGTAAGAGCAAAAGAGAGGGTGTCACTGCAGTATCTGATTTGTTATTTTGCTTCGGAACTCTGCGAGAAGATGATTGAACTCTGGGCTGGTGGAGCTGCACAGCCCAATCTAGGTGCCAGGGAGCTGGCGCGTTTTGCACTTCCAGTTCCAAAAAAAGATGAACAAACCGCCATCGCGTCCATCCTTTCAGATATAGATGGTGAAATCCAAACCCTCGAACAGCGCCTGTCCAAAACCCGCCAAATCAAACAAGGCATGATGCAGGAACTCCTGACCGGCAGGACGCGATTAGTATGA